One window of the Candidatus Saccharibacteria bacterium genome contains the following:
- a CDS encoding YdeI/OmpD-associated family protein codes for MKDVSLADGVVHKLPDDLRAAILADSKMLNMWHSITPLARNEWICWVADAKKPETRARRIEVGRSKMQSGMRRPCCWAGCTHRK; via the coding sequence ATGAAAGATGTCTCGTTGGCAGACGGTGTTGTACACAAACTTCCCGACGATTTGCGGGCAGCCATACTAGCTGACTCCAAGATGCTCAACATGTGGCATAGCATCACGCCGCTCGCCAGAAACGAGTGGATTTGCTGGGTCGCAGATGCCAAAAAGCCCGAAACCCGCGCTCGGCGCATAGAGGTAGGTCGCTCCAAAATGCAGTCCGGCATGCGCCGCCCCTGCTGCTGGGCCGGCTGCACCCATAGAAAGTAA